Proteins found in one Pseudomonas mosselii genomic segment:
- a CDS encoding carbohydrate kinase family protein, giving the protein MYLVCGEALFDVFSLENSSRSSELGFTAIAGGSPFNVAVGLRRLGVASALFGGLSSDYLGARLRRVLEEERVDCRYVVTSDAPTTLAMVGLDADGSAQYQFRGEGCADRQVTLAHLPELDEHVRGIHVGSYTLVVQPVADTLMALVERERDRRLISLDPNVRLNPQPDVALWRRQVEAFAGHAHVIKASEEDIALLYPGRETRDVARGWLNERCRLVFITHGADGASVHCAHGSWQRPADTSLPVCDTVGAGDTFQAAVLAYLARLGADSPAGVAKLSHETIDAILAYAIHAAAITCSRTGPDLPFEHELPPTF; this is encoded by the coding sequence ATGTACCTGGTGTGTGGCGAGGCCCTGTTCGATGTCTTCAGCCTGGAAAACAGCAGCCGCAGCAGCGAGCTGGGGTTTACCGCGATTGCCGGCGGGTCGCCGTTCAACGTGGCCGTCGGCCTGCGCCGGCTGGGCGTGGCGTCAGCGTTGTTCGGCGGGTTGTCCAGCGACTACCTCGGTGCCCGGCTGCGCCGGGTGCTGGAAGAGGAACGGGTAGACTGCCGCTATGTGGTAACCAGTGATGCACCGACCACCTTGGCCATGGTCGGGCTGGATGCCGATGGCTCGGCGCAGTATCAGTTTCGCGGTGAAGGCTGTGCGGATCGGCAGGTGACGCTGGCGCATCTGCCGGAGCTGGATGAGCATGTGCGGGGAATCCATGTGGGTTCGTACACCCTGGTGGTGCAGCCCGTGGCCGATACGCTGATGGCGCTGGTGGAGCGCGAGCGGGACCGGCGGCTGATCAGCCTTGATCCGAATGTGCGGCTTAATCCGCAGCCGGATGTGGCGCTGTGGCGGCGGCAGGTGGAAGCGTTTGCCGGGCATGCGCATGTGATCAAGGCCAGTGAGGAAGATATCGCTCTGCTCTATCCGGGCCGGGAGACTCGTGACGTGGCGCGGGGCTGGCTTAACGAACGCTGCCGGTTGGTTTTCATTACTCATGGAGCAGACGGTGCCAGTGTGCATTGCGCGCACGGCTCATGGCAGCGCCCAGCGGATACCTCGTTGCCGGTATGCGACACCGTAGGCGCCGGTGACACCTTCCAAGCTGCAGTGCTCGCCTACCTCGCACGCCTCGGAGCAGACAGCCCAGCCGGTGTGGCGAAGCTCTCCCATGAAACCATCGATGCGATCCTCGCCTACGCAATCCATGCCGCAGCGATCACCTGCTCCCGAACAGGCCCGGATCTGCCCTTCGAGCATGAACTACCACCGACATTCTGA
- the hxsD gene encoding His-Xaa-Ser system protein HxsD, with product MTWPVILKLDSAAYSLSVVQRTAYALAETVAIQIGIEADQISLTAFPAKAKAILPQEQAHSLILQHLNDFALRDHINRETAGLREVLARAALAGCGVSR from the coding sequence ATGACATGGCCAGTCATTCTGAAACTCGACAGCGCAGCCTATTCCCTAAGCGTGGTGCAACGAACCGCTTATGCCTTGGCTGAAACAGTCGCGATTCAGATCGGCATTGAAGCTGACCAGATCAGCCTCACTGCCTTCCCTGCTAAAGCGAAAGCCATCCTGCCTCAGGAGCAGGCGCATTCGCTGATCCTCCAGCATTTAAATGACTTTGCCCTACGTGATCACATCAACCGTGAGACAGCTGGGTTGCGTGAGGTGCTGGCTCGAGCAGCGCTTGCTGGATGCGGAGTTTCGCGGTGA
- the hxsB gene encoding His-Xaa-Ser system radical SAM maturase HxsB: MTLIASDANGYRLLPFRFMRLNTANERDILLTSDTGEYMHVNDAQLRALSYFDIETGTPFYKDLLARHFIYEPTRHDPFPEMAAQYRSRKDFLFQGPALHLFVVTLRCNHTCQYCQVSRAPLGGSGHDLSEADALAAVDRLFESNAPALTVEFQGGEPLLAFERVRQIVEWVAARNLVEQRDIQFVITTTLHHLTDEVLDFAKQHRIQFSTSLDGPAPLHNANRPTPSRDSYERTVEGIKRVREHLGHDAVSALTTLTSRSLEQPEAIIDEYVKQGFSSISLRPLSPYGFASKSAHRLDYPIEQYLTFYTKALAYLLKINQQGTYLSESYTSLLLKNILTPFSSGYVDLRSPAGAGTAALVYNYDGYVYPSDEARMLLEMGEDGLRLGTVQQPLSELLASPVMEALLASGVAEALPGCSDCALVPYCGADPVEHYARQGDPIGHRLFSSFCKKNMGLLKHLFGLLRDGDDNVQRVLLSWLSRRSYIDVRFPGYRG, from the coding sequence GTGACACTGATTGCGAGCGACGCTAACGGCTACCGTCTGCTACCCTTTCGCTTCATGCGCCTGAACACCGCAAATGAACGTGACATTTTGCTCACCTCCGATACAGGCGAGTACATGCACGTGAACGACGCGCAGTTGCGGGCCCTCAGTTACTTCGACATAGAAACAGGCACACCTTTCTACAAGGACCTGCTAGCTCGCCATTTCATCTACGAACCGACACGTCACGACCCTTTTCCCGAAATGGCGGCGCAATATCGCAGCCGCAAAGACTTTCTTTTCCAGGGCCCAGCCCTGCACTTGTTCGTTGTAACGCTACGCTGCAACCACACCTGCCAGTACTGCCAAGTTTCGCGCGCACCGCTGGGTGGCTCAGGCCATGACTTATCGGAAGCGGATGCACTCGCTGCTGTTGATCGCTTGTTCGAGTCGAACGCTCCCGCCCTGACAGTGGAGTTCCAGGGCGGCGAGCCACTTCTGGCCTTCGAACGTGTACGCCAGATTGTCGAATGGGTAGCTGCACGAAACTTGGTCGAGCAACGAGATATTCAGTTCGTCATTACCACAACGTTGCACCACCTGACAGACGAAGTACTCGACTTCGCAAAACAGCACCGCATCCAGTTCTCGACGTCCCTCGATGGACCGGCGCCCTTGCACAATGCCAACCGCCCAACGCCTTCACGAGACTCTTACGAGCGCACCGTGGAAGGCATAAAACGGGTCCGTGAGCATCTTGGACACGACGCAGTCTCCGCACTGACAACGTTGACTTCTCGAAGCCTTGAACAGCCTGAAGCTATCATCGACGAATACGTAAAGCAGGGTTTTTCCAGCATTTCACTTAGACCGCTCAGCCCTTACGGGTTTGCTTCCAAGAGTGCACATCGCCTTGACTATCCGATTGAGCAGTACCTGACCTTCTACACGAAGGCGCTGGCCTATCTGCTGAAGATCAACCAGCAAGGAACCTACCTGTCGGAGAGCTACACCAGCTTGCTGCTGAAGAACATCCTGACGCCCTTCTCATCCGGCTATGTCGACCTGCGCTCACCCGCCGGCGCGGGTACAGCGGCGCTGGTCTACAACTATGACGGTTACGTCTACCCGTCGGACGAGGCTCGGATGCTGCTGGAGATGGGCGAAGACGGTTTAAGGTTGGGCACAGTCCAGCAACCCTTGTCAGAACTTTTGGCCTCACCCGTTATGGAGGCGCTACTTGCCAGTGGCGTCGCGGAGGCATTGCCAGGCTGTTCGGATTGCGCATTGGTTCCCTACTGCGGCGCAGACCCGGTCGAACATTATGCTCGCCAAGGTGATCCGATCGGACACCGGTTGTTCAGCAGTTTCTGCAAGAAGAACATGGGGCTGTTAAAGCACTTGTTCGGCTTGCTACGCGACGGAGATGACAACGTCCAAAGGGTACTGCTGTCCTGGTTGAGCAGGCGCTCATACATCGATGTTCGCTTCCCAGGCTACAGGGGCTGA
- the hxsC gene encoding His-Xaa-Ser system radical SAM maturase HxsC — MLRKDTHFEIQYLNEPKLLKVITLDEFIEQGVAVCAGTAQFNDLLLWLPNEDLERNPHLLSLPVGGFLTPEALTSPFDNGRLHLHSPKDPDVVQPGDVIAFTPGNALVRVLYRRGSDSNLLFMTDRCNSLCLMCSQPPKDIDDRWHIEENLRLIDLMDAGEENLGISGGEPTLYRDGLLEILAKCKTVLPQKSIHVLSNGRLFKDPSWIAALAVLGHPQLSWGIPLYADNAVDHDHVVQSPGAFSETVQGLYNLARANQIIEIRVVLSRLTTPRLPELAHYVFRNLPFVRHVALMGIESTGLARKHYEELWIDPVDYQEALSQTAYFLFNRGMPVSIYNLPLCLTPPHLSRFARQSISDWKNLFIDTCQQCAAVKHCSGFFKSHTDRWQSRGVRQLSTEAFSAYARSAQ, encoded by the coding sequence ATGCTGCGCAAAGATACCCACTTCGAAATTCAATACCTGAATGAACCAAAGCTGCTCAAGGTCATCACCCTGGATGAGTTCATTGAGCAAGGAGTCGCAGTTTGCGCCGGTACCGCGCAATTCAATGATTTGCTGCTCTGGTTACCCAACGAAGATCTTGAACGAAATCCACATCTGCTTTCATTGCCAGTGGGCGGTTTCCTGACCCCAGAGGCACTCACTAGCCCGTTCGACAATGGCAGACTGCACCTGCATTCCCCCAAAGATCCGGATGTCGTTCAACCTGGCGATGTCATTGCCTTTACCCCTGGCAATGCATTGGTAAGAGTGCTCTATCGACGCGGGTCAGACAGTAACCTGCTGTTCATGACGGATCGTTGCAACAGCCTCTGCCTGATGTGCTCGCAACCGCCTAAAGATATCGATGACCGCTGGCATATCGAGGAAAACCTTCGACTGATCGACCTTATGGATGCAGGCGAGGAAAACCTGGGGATCAGCGGCGGAGAGCCCACACTTTATCGCGATGGCCTGCTTGAGATTCTGGCCAAGTGCAAAACCGTTTTGCCGCAGAAGTCCATACATGTGCTCAGCAATGGTCGGCTGTTCAAAGATCCGAGCTGGATCGCAGCCCTCGCGGTCCTAGGCCACCCACAGTTGAGTTGGGGCATCCCGCTGTATGCCGACAACGCAGTCGACCATGACCATGTAGTTCAGTCCCCGGGCGCCTTCAGCGAAACCGTGCAAGGACTCTATAACCTCGCACGCGCTAACCAGATCATTGAGATACGCGTGGTACTCAGTCGCCTGACCACACCACGCTTGCCTGAATTAGCCCATTACGTGTTCAGGAACCTCCCCTTCGTACGGCACGTTGCGTTGATGGGTATCGAAAGTACTGGTCTGGCCAGAAAGCACTACGAGGAGTTGTGGATTGACCCGGTGGATTATCAAGAGGCATTGAGCCAAACCGCCTATTTCCTCTTCAACCGTGGGATGCCGGTTTCGATCTACAACCTGCCCTTGTGTTTGACCCCACCCCACCTCTCACGATTCGCCCGCCAGAGCATCTCCGACTGGAAAAACCTGTTCATCGATACCTGTCAGCAATGCGCTGCCGTCAAACATTGCTCAGGGTTCTTCAAATCCCACACTGACCGCTGGCAGAGCCGCGGCGTACGACAACTATCGACCGAGGCCTTTAGCGCCTATGCAAGGAGTGCACAGTGA
- the hxsA gene encoding His-Xaa-Ser repeat protein HxsA, whose product MKLLDRWKILISGITLLPMAGTTLAQAGHTPLADANWQPSDKLQPPVFADTLNAADAVNIYAAHRSHSSHRSHSSHSSHYSGSGGYSAPRYYSPPATSTRSYSAPSTSHSTSGSNSLYQSTGTAPGASPGTSKTRATNEQKSNLVKRVQTALMVRQYYQGTIDGVLGKATRGALMAFQMDSALTVNGRMDTPTLNSLGIKIP is encoded by the coding sequence GTGAAATTGCTTGACCGCTGGAAAATCCTGATCAGTGGCATCACCTTGTTGCCGATGGCTGGTACCACATTGGCACAGGCGGGCCATACACCGCTTGCCGATGCGAACTGGCAACCAAGCGACAAGCTGCAGCCTCCAGTCTTTGCCGATACGCTCAATGCCGCAGACGCAGTGAACATTTATGCGGCACATCGCTCGCACAGCTCACATCGGTCCCATAGCTCCCACAGTTCCCATTACAGCGGGTCCGGTGGCTATAGCGCGCCTCGTTACTACAGCCCGCCCGCAACGAGCACGCGGAGCTACAGTGCGCCGAGTACTTCGCACAGTACTTCAGGTAGCAATAGCCTTTATCAGTCGACCGGCACTGCTCCCGGAGCGAGCCCGGGTACGTCAAAGACCCGCGCGACTAACGAACAGAAAAGCAACTTGGTCAAACGCGTACAGACTGCACTTATGGTTCGCCAGTACTATCAAGGCACAATTGATGGGGTCTTGGGCAAGGCTACTCGTGGCGCGTTAATGGCCTTCCAAATGGATAGTGCCCTGACCGTGAATGGCAGGATGGATACACCCACTCTCAATTCACTGGGGATCAAGATTCCATAA
- a CDS encoding AbrB/MazE/SpoVT family DNA-binding domain-containing protein: MSKSRVNVELLAIECEAQEAEKAILELVHTDITENPERLQPIPASLLSRMADLRARAQANRKCTVLFEG; the protein is encoded by the coding sequence ATGTCCAAATCAAGGGTGAACGTGGAACTTCTGGCCATCGAATGCGAAGCGCAGGAGGCCGAAAAAGCCATTCTTGAGCTTGTGCACACGGACATTACCGAGAACCCGGAACGTCTCCAGCCCATCCCTGCATCGTTGCTGAGTCGCATGGCTGATCTTCGGGCACGGGCACAAGCGAATCGCAAGTGCACCGTGCTTTTCGAAGGTTGA
- a CDS encoding DUF3077 domain-containing protein — MQDPLFRVVAGHPLNHAVEQATVLMRAVHKISDLAMVETDHLPTLLTAVHYLSGMAKALAQDVNHGLMVGRGAE; from the coding sequence GTGCAAGACCCGCTGTTCCGCGTGGTGGCGGGGCATCCGCTGAACCATGCGGTGGAGCAGGCGACCGTGTTGATGCGTGCAGTGCACAAGATCAGTGATCTGGCGATGGTGGAAACTGATCATCTGCCTACGCTGCTGACGGCGGTGCATTACCTCAGTGGTATGGCCAAGGCGTTGGCCCAGGATGTGAATCATGGGTTGATGGTTGGGCGGGGGGCTGAGTAG
- a CDS encoding IS3 family transposase (programmed frameshift): MSRQRYPEEFKIEAVKQVTEKGKPVAEVAQRLGLSVHSLYAWIKVYSKPQEQRQQDNDQQAELRKLRAELKRVTEERDNLKEGRRVLCQGVRLKYAFIKKHSIDYPVRRLCQTLKVHPSGYYAWLAEPQSARAKEDQRLLGLIKHAWLESGGVYGYRKIHDDLRELGEICGRNRVGRLMQAEGLRSQTGYRRRPGFYGGKPTVASPNHLARQFKVSEPNKVWVTDITYIRTYEGWLYLAVVLDLFSRQVIGWSMKSRMSSDLAIDAMLMAVWRRKPQQQVMIHSDQGSQFSSSDWQSFLKANNVISSMSRRGNCHDNAVAESFFQLLKRERIRRKIYATRDEARSDIFDYIEMFYNPKRRHSSAMQLSPVEYEKRYFLSLESV, from the exons ATGAGTCGTCAGCGTTACCCCGAAGAATTCAAGATCGAAGCGGTCAAGCAAGTGACCGAAAAAGGCAAACCTGTCGCCGAGGTCGCCCAGCGCCTGGGCTTGTCCGTGCACAGCCTTTACGCTTGGATCAAGGTCTACAGCAAGCCCCAAGAGCAGCGTCAGCAAGACAATGATCAGCAGGCTGAACTGCGCAAGCTGCGCGCTGAACTCAAGCGGGTGACGGAAGAGCGAGACA ATCTTAAAGAAGGCCGCCGCGTACTTTGCCAAGGAGTGCGGCTGAAGTACGCCTTCATCAAGAAGCACTCGATCGATTACCCGGTGCGGCGTCTTTGTCAAACCCTCAAGGTGCATCCCAGCGGCTACTACGCTTGGCTGGCCGAGCCTCAATCTGCCCGAGCCAAAGAAGATCAACGCCTGCTTGGCTTGATCAAGCATGCCTGGTTAGAAAGCGGAGGCGTGTATGGCTATCGCAAGATTCACGATGACCTTCGAGAGCTGGGAGAGATCTGTGGGCGAAATCGAGTCGGTCGCTTGATGCAGGCAGAGGGGCTGCGTTCGCAAACGGGCTATCGCCGTCGTCCTGGGTTTTATGGCGGAAAACCAACAGTGGCATCGCCCAACCATCTGGCCCGGCAGTTCAAGGTCAGTGAGCCGAATAAGGTCTGGGTGACCGATATCACCTACATCCGCACCTATGAAGGGTGGCTGTACCTGGCGGTAGTGTTGGATCTGTTCTCTCGCCAAGTCATTGGTTGGTCAATGAAGTCCAGGATGAGCAGCGACCTGGCCATCGACGCCATGCTGATGGCCGTGTGGCGACGCAAGCCACAGCAGCAAGTGATGATTCACTCAGACCAAGGCAGTCAGTTCAGTAGCTCAGATTGGCAAAGCTTCCTGAAGGCCAACAATGTGATCAGCAGCATGAGCCGACGGGGAAACTGCCACGACAATGCCGTAGCCGAGAGCTTTTTCCAGCTTTTGAAGCGGGAGCGAATCCGACGAAAGATCTACGCAACGCGTGACGAAGCCCGAAGTGATATTTTCGATTACATCGAGATGTTCTATAACCCCAAGCGTCGACACAGCAGTGCTATGCAGCTGTCTCCAGTAGAGTATGAGAAACGCTATTTTCTGAGCTTGGAGAGTGTCTAG